The proteins below come from a single Miscanthus floridulus cultivar M001 chromosome 1, ASM1932011v1, whole genome shotgun sequence genomic window:
- the LOC136483267 gene encoding uncharacterized protein, with protein sequence MLCLGIFFGVINARPLARDLFMACVRHSKHQELKDFSLSIGILQVGCKISPGMADLVNKLKATNVDVFLVSGAFRQMIKAKLLPNGQDNVNVSFCKLIDLDYGFRRNN encoded by the exons ATGTTGTGCCTTGGAATTTTTTTCGGTGTTATAAATGCAAGGCCTTTAGCTAGAGATTTGTTTATGGCATGTGTAAG ACATTCTAAGCATCAAGAACTGAAGGACTTCTCTTTATCGATTGGGATACTTCAGGTCGGTTGCAA AATTTCTCCTGGAATGGCTGATTTGGTTAATAAGCTAAAAGCTACGAATGTTGATGTATTCCTTGTGTCAGGAGCCTTCCGACAAATGATCAAG GCAAAGCTATTGCCAAATGGACAGGATAATGTCAATGTTTCGTTCTGTAAATTGATTGATCTGGACTATGGATTTCGCAGGAACAACTAA